Below is a genomic region from Bacillus sp. SM2101.
TCCATCAGGCGTGATCACCATATTATCAGGATTATTACCAACAGGCACAGTTGCAAAAACCCGATGTGTTTTCGTATCAATGACAGATATATTATCATCAAGTGCATTTGCAACATACAGCAACTTTCCATCAGGAGTAATCGCCATACCAACTGAAAGATCTAAATTACCTACTTGAACAGTGGCAATCACCCTATGTGTCGTCGTATCAATGACTGAAATGCTTGTTTCATTTTCATTTGCCACATAAACTGTTTTTCCATCAGGCGTGATCACCATATTATCAGGATCTCTACCAACAGCAACAATCGCAATGACATGTTGTGTTTTTGTATCAATGACAGATACATTGTTATCAAATCCATTTGCAACATACAGCAACTTTCCATCAGGGGTAATCGCCATACCAACTGAATTATCCAAATCCCCAACTTGAATAGTAGCAATCACCCGATGCGTCATCGTATCAATAACAGAAACATTATTGGAAACTAAATTTGCCACATAAACTAATCCCATAATAAACTAATCCCATATTAAACTAATCCCATAATAAACTACCCCCTTCATCATTTATTGTTAATTTAATATATGAACGAATGAGAAGGTTTAGGATTTTGATTAAAAATAAGTGTGATATCCGAAACGTGCATAAAGTTGAATATGTTATACAAAACTAGCCTACATAATGCTAACTATAGGAACTTATTTGAAAATACAAAATTAACATAGACTTCAGTATATTTTAGACACCATATATATATTAGTCCAACCTTCTACAGAAATTGAACCATAAAATGAAGTAAAACAATTATAGAAGGTGAAATATTAATG
It encodes:
- a CDS encoding beta-propeller fold lactonase family protein, translating into MGLVYVANLVSNNVSVIDTMTHRVIATIQVGDLDNSVGMAITPDGKLLYVANGFDNNVSVIDTKTQHVIAIVAVGRDPDNMVITPDGKTVYVANENETSISVIDTTTHRVIATVQVGNLDLSVGMAITPDGKLLYVANALDDNISVIDTKTHRVFATVPVGNNPDNMVITPDGKTVYVANEGEFSEPMSVSVINTTTHRVIASVQVGNLDFSVGMAITPDGKLLYVTNRGDNNVSVINTKIHRVIATVPVGVGPSAIVITPN